One Vanessa cardui chromosome 4, ilVanCard2.1, whole genome shotgun sequence genomic window carries:
- the LOC124544464 gene encoding roundabout homolog 2-like yields MDTLAVVTSLLGLFCLGPVNGGLSDDYMSSGEAPYIIEQPLDVTVARHQPATLNCRAGGSPAPSIRWYKGGVLVVSDTHRSLLPAGGLFFLRATHGRAHSDAGVYWCEATNPYGTARSRNATLHVAVLREEFRLEPVTTQTAQGETVILECSPPRGSPEPMVYWKKNGQILHFDGDSRMHLVDGGSLVIQDARQTDAGRYQCIARNAAGTRESAIATLKIHIKPYLIAGPEDVVAQTSGSVTFQCRVGGDPLPDVLWRRTAGGGNMPLGRVKVLDDRSLRLDNVVLADEGEYTCEADNAVGAVSASGYLTVHDPPSVILKPSSVIIESGSTATFTCTSTGKPEPTMFWSLEGNRTVILPGTSRGKYHASPILDGVTVLTVNNTNKNDSGNTIVCSAVNFAGSSFVRGKLTVTSDDDRPPPIITSGPSNQTLPIKSMAIFPCAAIGTPEPIIAWYFEGKALIQNQRRNISIDGTLILRDLDKEDSGTYTCVASSQHGKYVWSGVLLVDSPTNPNIHFFRAADTSALPGPPTKPQIYNITDTSITITWNQNNKIGSSSILGYQVEMFSRETLSGNNTPRNSRGWVVVSKRVHQTHYIVKSLIPGITYMFIIRAENSHGLSGPSPTSEAVTVGEDTNLLWEGGIFSNNTEFKKNIMTDNIVELIEATPIDSQTIKLMWEILNFFYLEGLFIYFRPLDNKTIEYEMKTILHSNDVSGYELTSLRKYMKYEFFLVPFYKKFEGKPSNSKIAQTLDDVPDGPPTNIEMFIYNTTTVHLKWQPPEPNLQNGVIIGYNVVLNWLDIPANKSMVAINTTVHQATSLIMTNLTSGVSYSVQIAAETIVGLGPFSQKVYLNIDSRSVGLDPLSRYPGNGEVSIVAGDFVMETWFYFLIGAIVLFKIVMIGGIIYVRRHNIFAKKSALPNIYDSNGTSLVTQMNIKAAVSLSHPLSSCYNKNTVTKTESLLWMENQPGLCMSGSQSNHSKDKANSEYDKVAQQLPEYAEVTASRVNGNEWNTSKTATSPAAYASVTLVANTRQCVSSLGWFPPGTKNVDNFDNRYAPDEELYPASNGGYYNRNVYSEKYFQGHPNVLKFYDLPSLDKTQKAQIRYNQSLEERKGDKNVKTDVTQSLIGRSYGVSSRKNSQSETTYRAFGEEESDDENYGDDGGYDELQAMQPQRQRPKHQYERPNFDNDATRTLARLTSFKHGQNVLSGTQGLHAPVPPPPAPHPRVDSVTR; encoded by the exons ATGGATACTCTGGCTGTGGTGACCTCTCTCCTGGGACTTTTCTGTCTTG GTCCCGTGAACGGAGGCTTAAGTGATGATTATATGAGCAGTGGAGAGGCGCCGTATATAATCGAACAGCCTCTTGATGTGACAGTTGCTAGGCACCAACCAGCAACTTTAAATTGTCGAGCTGGTGGTTCACCAGCTCCATCAATAAGATGGTACAAAGGCGGGGTTCTGGTAGTATCTGATACACATAGAAGTCTCTTACCAGCGGGCGGGTTGTTCTTCTTACGAGCAACCCATGGTAGGGCCCATTCAGATGCGGGTGTATATTGGTGCGAAGCTACCAACCCATATGGTACAGCTAGAAGTCGAAATGCTACTTTGCATGTTGCTg tgCTTCGCGAAGAATTTCGTTTGGAACCAGTGACGACACAGACTGCCCAAGGAGAAACGGTGATATTAGAATGTTCACCACCACGGGGTTCACCCGAGCCAATGGTTTATTGGAAGAAGAATGGTCAAATTTTACACTTCGATGGAGATTCTAG AATGCACTTAGTAGACGGAGGTAGTCTCGTAATACAAGACGCGAGGCAAACTGACGCTGGCAGATATCAGTGTATTGCAAGGAATGCAGCTGGCACTAGAGAATCTGCGATTGCTACGCTTAAAATACATA TTAAACCATATTTAATTGCGGGGCCGGAGGACGTTGTAGCACAAACCAGTGGGAGTGTTACTTTTCAATGTAGAGTGGGTGGTGACCCCCTCCCTGACGTACTTTGGAGAAGGACAGCCGGCGGTGGTAACATGCCACTCGGCCGTGTCAAAGTCCTTGACGACAGAAGCCTTAGGCTCGACAATGTTGTTTTAGCAGATGAGGGAGAATATACATGTGAAGCTGACAATGCTGTTGGAGCAGTAAGTGCAAGCGGATACTTAACCGTCCATg ATCCACCTTCAGTCATATTAAAACCAAGTTCTGTTATAATAGAAAGTGGGTCCACCGCTACATTTACTTGCACATCTACAGGAAAACCTGAGCCAACGATGTTCTGGAGCTTGGAAGGAAACAGAACTGTTATATTACCGGGTACATCACGAGGAAAATATCATGCCTCGCCAATATTAGACGGTGTAACTGTATTAActgttaataatacaaacaaaaatgataGTGGAAATACAATCGTTTGTTCAGCAGTAAACTTTGCTGGTAGTTCGTTTGTTAGAGGGAAACTAACCGTGACATCAGACGATGACCGTCCGCCCCCAATCATCACAAGTGGTCCCTCTAACCAAACGTTACCTATAAAATCGATGGCCATTTTCCCCTGTGCGGCTATAGGAACACCTGAACCAATCATAGCTTGGTACTTTGAAGGAAAAGCTTTGATACAAAATCAGAGAAGAAATATCTCCATCGATGGAACGCTAATTTTAAGGGATTTAGATAAAGAAGACAGTGGTACGTACACCTGCGTTGCTTCGTCGCAGCACGGAAAGTATGTTTGGAGTGGAGTTCTATTAGTCGATAGTCCAACAAATCCTAATATTCATTTCTTTAGAGCGGCTGATACATCGGCTTTGCCAGGGCCTCCAACCAAACcacaaatttataacataacagACACAAGCATAACGATAACGTGGaatcagaataataaaattggatcgTCTTCAATTCTTGGCTATCAGGTTGAAATGTTTTCAAGAGAGACCCTTTCAGGAAATAATACTCCTCGCAACTCACGAGGATGGGTTGTTGTTTCAAAGAGAGTTCATCAAACGCACTACATAGTGAAATCATTAATTCCCGGCATaacttatatgtttattattagaGCGGAAAATTCTCATGGCTTATCAGGACCGAGTCCAACGTCAGAAGCTGTAACAGTCGGAGAAGATACAAACCTTCTATGGGAAGGaggaatattttcaaataatacagaatttaaaaagaatatcaTGACTGACAATATCGTAGAACTGATTGAGGCGACACCTATAGATTCGCAAACAATAAAACTCATGTGGGAAATattgaatttcttttatttagagggtcttttcatatattttagacCTCTGGacaataaaacaatagaatatgaaatgaaaacaatacTGCATTCCAATGATGTGTCAGGATACGAACTAACATCTTTAAGGAAATACATGAAGTATGAGTTCTTTCTTGtgcctttttataaaaaattcgaGGGAAAACCATCGAATTCAAAAATTGCTCAAACTCTAGATGatg tTCCCGATGGACCTCCAACAAAtatagaaatgtttatttacaatacaacaaCAGTACATTTAAAATGGCAACCACCCGAGCCAAACTTGCAAAACGGAGTAATCATCGGATACAATGTTGTATTAAATTGGTTAGACATACCAGCAAACAAATCAATGGTGGCTATCAACACGACTGTTCACCAAGCTACCAGTTTGATAATGACTAATTTAACTTCAGGCGTTAGTTATTCTGTACAGATCGCAGCTGAAACTATCGTTGGATTAGGTCCTTTCAGCCAAAAAGTATACTTGAATATAGATTCGCGCTCTGTTGGATTAGACCCTCTATCAAG atatccAGGTAATGGTGAAGTGTCCATTGTCGCAGGAGATTTTGTTATGGAAACgtggttttattttttgatcGGAGCGATTGTCTTGTTCAAAATTGTAATGATCGGTGGTATAATTTACGTAAGAAGACACAacatttttgcaaaaaaatctGCGCTTCCCAATATTTACG acTCAAACGGAACGAGCTTGGTGACTCAAATGAATATAAAAGCAGCAGTCTCATTATCGCACCCGCTTAGTAgttgttacaataaaaacacaGTGACTAAAACAGAGTCACTTTTGTGGATGGAGAACCAGCCGGGCTTGTGTATGTCCGGTAGCCAATCAAATCATAGTAAAGATAAGGCCAACTCTGAATATGACAAAGTAGCGCAACAGTTACCGGAATATGCAGAAGTAACAGCTTCAAGAGTTAATGGCAATGAATGGAATACAAGCAAGACCGCAACTTCACCTGCTGCCTATGCTTCAGTTACGCTCGTCGCGAATACAAGACAGTGCGTCAGTTCCttg GGATGGTTCCCTCCAGGAACcaaaaatgttgataattttgaCAATCGCTATGCACCAGATGAAGAACTATACCCAGCCAGCAACGGTGGCTACTACAATAGGAACGTATACAGTGAAAAATACTTTCAAGGTCATCCGaatgttcttaaattttatGATCTGCCGTCATTAGATAAAACACAAAAAGCTCAAATTAGATATAACCAAAGCTTAGAAGAACGAAAAGGAGATAAGAATGTGAAGACCGATGTGACGCAATCGCTTATTGGTCGAAGTTACGGTGTGAGTTCTCGAAAAAATTCGCAATCGGAAACGACGTATAGAGCATTTGGCGAAGAAGAATCGGATGATGAAAATTACGGTGACGATGGTGGTTACGATGAATTACAAGCGATGCAGCCGCAACGTCAAAGACCTAAGCATCAATACGAAAGGCCTAACTTTGACAACGACGCTACAAGAACTTTAGCTCGCTTGACGTCTTTTAAGCATGGACAAAATGTTCTAAGTGGAACTCAAGGACTCCACGCTCCCGTTCCCCCGCCACCCGCGCCTCACCCACGGGTTGATTCAGTGACACGGTAG